Below is a genomic region from Fulvia fulva chromosome 5, complete sequence.
TCTCCGTTATCGCGCCGGCGAGTGTCACACTTCCTTAGAGCAAACCTGCTGTGCTGTGTCGCGTGGCCGGCCGATAAGAACAATGGTTTGGCGGGCTCTGATATATGGCATTACGGTCGATCGACGGCGGTGTATTGCAGGTGGTGCAGCAGTAAATCGGCGGGCTTTGTCTGGTCGATGGAGTGAGTCAGGCACAGGGCAAAATTTGATGACACGCGTTGCGTCTCGGCACAACTTGAATCCATTGGGTGATGCCGGCAGTGAGGGTGTGCTATCTCGTCCACCTCATCCACAACCTTTGCAGAACGTTTCTTCCTTCCTCTTCTCCACACCCACGCAACTCATATCTCGACGACTCAGGCCAAGGCCGCCTTTATGTTTTTCGCGTCCCTACGAACCTCTGAGGGTATGTCTCCCTGCTGCCATTGTTCTGCTCCCACCGCCCTTTCGCCGGATAGCAGGCATGTCTCGGGATCACGCACATTGCAGAAAAGATCGAGATGGCCGTTGGCATCGTTCGTGGCACGACTGCTGTAGAGTCACTTCACGAACATTGCATCGCCGAGTGGTGGAAGCAACAGCCATACCCTTACTTTCCGCTCTGCTGTCGTCCTGAGACGGGGCCACAAGGAGTGAAAGTGCTACAGATGGACGCTGACCGCACGTAGACTACATCGCCGACCAGATCTGGAAGAGCTTTGTGAACTGAAGCAGGATCGACGCGCCATACCCCGAACATGGCATCAACACTCCTCCGCTCCTTCAAGCCTTCGGGTTTGAAGAACAATCTCAGGCCACTGTACCAGGCCCGATACAATGCCACAGTAGCACCCGGCACACCCCGTGTATCAACGCCACCAACATCAAAGCGCTCCACCAAGCCATCATACGAGCGAGCGACATTTACTATCCGGGATGGCCCAGTCCATCACGGCAAGAGCTTCGGTGCCCGCACGAACATCAGTGGAGAAGCTGTGTTCACAACTTCCCTCGTCGGATACCCAGAATCCATGACCGATCCATCATATCGAGGTCAAATCCTGGTCTTCACACAACCACTTATCGGCAACTACGGCGTGCCAAGTGCTGAGAGGGACGAATACGGACTGCTCAAGTACTTTGAGTCCCCGAACATCCAGGCCGCGGGTATTGTCGTGGCAGATGTTGCACTGAAGTACTCCCACTGGACCGCAGTAGAATCTCTGGCCGAGTGGTGCGCTCGGGAAGGCGTTCCAGCAATCACTGGAGTCGATACCCGCGCCATTGTCACATACTTGCGAGAGCAAGGTTCTTCCCTCGGAAAGATTTCCGTAGGCGAAGAGTATGATGCAGATGAGGATGAGGCATACGAAGACCCAGGCAGCATCAACTTGGTGGCAAAGGTCTCGACCAAGGCCCCATTCCACGTTCCATCACCAAACGGCAACGCTCACGTGGCGCTCATCGACTGTGGTGTCAAGGAGAACATCATCCGTTCCCTCGTGGGCCGCGGCGCAAGCGTGACTTGTTTGCCATGGGACTACCCAATCCATAAGTCTGCCAACCACTTCGATGGTGTCTTCATCTCGAACGGTCCAG
It encodes:
- a CDS encoding Carbamoyl-phosphate synthase arginine-specific small chain, producing the protein MASTLLRSFKPSGLKNNLRPLYQARYNATVAPGTPRVSTPPTSKRSTKPSYERATFTIRDGPVHHGKSFGARTNISGEAVFTTSLVGYPESMTDPSYRGQILVFTQPLIGNYGVPSAERDEYGLLKYFESPNIQAAGIVVADVALKYSHWTAVESLAEWCAREGVPAITGVDTRAIVTYLREQGSSLGKISVGEEYDADEDEAYEDPGSINLVAKVSTKAPFHVPSPNGNAHVALIDCGVKENIIRSLVGRGASVTCLPWDYPIHKSANHFDGVFISNGPGDPTHCKATSDNLRELINSSQIPIMGICLGHQLLAMAAGASTTKMKYGNRAHNIPALDLNTGKCHITSQNHGYAVDPTTLPSDYTEYFTNLNDGTNEGMIHKTRPIFSTQFHPEAKGGPLDSSYLFDAYLQSVQQYKQNQDVLKGGRDNRPSPLLVDLLAKERVGVAPGVAGVPGYY